TCCATTATAGAGAACCTCTGGCAACTCCGTGGCCAAGAGCGCGCTATCAATTTGCGTGGTATCGGTTCCAATGAGCTTATCGCCCATAAAGTATGGACCGCCCGTTCCACCATGCGCATTCACATCGTAGTTGGTTAACGACTCACCGGTGGTTGGCATGTGACCGCCCGGGATCTGCCAAAGTAATGCAGGCTTTTCGTAGTGGTCAGTAACTTGTTTTACAAACGCCAAATAATTGTCCCAATCCAAACTGTTGTAAGCGTAGCCCACGCCACGTGCCTGGTTGCCCAAACCGTCTCGCTCATACTTATCAAAGGTCACGAAATCAGGGGCCCAATCACCCGAGTACACTCCCAAAGTGTCGAAGAAACTCGTCACGGTGCTTGATACAGTTTCCCACAGCTCTTGCTGACCTGAATATCGATTGTGAATCCACAGCGATGAACCTGGAGCCCAGAGGTTGATCTGCCAACCAAATGTTACATCTGGAGCATACTGACGAATCAAAAAGTTTTGCGACTGCACAAATCCAGTAACGTCTTCTAAGATGCTACTGGGTATCGATGCAGGGTCAAACGCAGTGGCACCATCGTTGGCCTGTACCCAATCAATCGCATCTTGAATCGCTTGCTTAATAACAATGGTTCGAAAAGTGCCATCTTCATTGCGATAGTTTGTGTTGAACTGAGTTTCTTCGTTTTGCTGCCAAGCACCCATCAAGTCGGGGTTCAAGACAATGGAACCTGGTGATGGGTGAGCGTCGTCTTTCGCGGCTTGAAGCGTTTTCGCAATACGAATCAAGTTGATATAATGCTTCTTCAAGTTTTCTGAATTTGGAGTCGGCGTAACACCTGCCTCTGCTTCACCTGTGTAAATAATGTCAAATTCCGCAGCACCGCCGCCGCTTGCTTCCGCTGTATAAACGACCATAACGGGAAGAACCGTCCGTGTATTTCCGGTCAGTTCTTCAACCGATCGTGCCTGCGCAATGGTCGCTACCGTTTGCGATGGCTCAACGATTTGGCCTCGGTCACCGTTGCCGCCAGGTCCCGCGTATTTATAGATTACGCTGGCCATAGAATCCGCCAAGGCCTGGTTAATTGTGTTCGAACCATTGGATACAGTTCCCATGGCCAAGCAATTGCCCCAACCAGGCACATATAAGTCCACCGGATCTGCGAGTACGGGAGGTAAAGAACCAGCACCACCGGCGCCAGCAACTGGCTCTGCCTCAACTGAAACAACCGCATAAGCAGAAAGCTCAACAAGCTCCGCGGGGCTAAATTTAAGCTGAAACGACTGACCGTTGTCTAAGGTCGAATCGACCCAGTCATCCTCACCAAGCTCGTAAATAACCTCAACACTGTACTGACCATCTGAAGCAGAGCTCGAAGCTGAAAATGTTGGGCCACTGGTTGACTCACTCACAGCCCCTCCCCAAACCGACGAGAGGGAAAATGGGCTGGTAAACGTGATTTTTGCATTTCTCATATTGAGAGATGGCGTACCCGTGTAGGTTAGGAGAATGGTCACGGTACCCCAACCTGGACTGGCCCCATCCTGAGTGATCGTAATATCAAAATCCTCTACCGAATTGCTCACCGGCGCGGTGACGGTCAAGGCATGGTTACCAACCACACCACTGGAATCATTGGCCGTAGCCATAATGGTAACTGACCCGGCACCAACACCGGAAACAGTTCCATTGCTGCTTACTGTTGCTATGGCCGTATTACTGCTGGACCATGTTACGCTGTTGTTCGTTGCGCTCGATGGCTGAATATCTGCCGAAATAACCGTGCTGCCCGTAACTTCTAAACTGCTTGCACCGCTTAACGTTATGCTTGTGACCAATACAGGAGCTGCTGTTGTCGTTATGACATGGCCAGTCGAAACACCGCTGCCATCGTTGGCCGTGGCCGTAATGGTAGCACTGCCCTCGGCTACCGCCATGACAGAGCCTGCGCCATCAACACTTACAACCGATGAATCACTGCTCGACCATGTTACGCTGGTATCTGCAGCATTTTCAGGTGTTGCTGTTACCGTAAGCACGGCACTGCTGCCAACCTCTAAGCTACCCGGACCAGTGATTTCCAAGTTCGTAACAACGATAGGCAATTCGGTGACAGTAAATCCGTGAGCGCCGCTCACACCACTTGAGTCGTTGGCGCTTGCCGTAATCGCAACGACACCGGCGCTTACACCCAAAACAAGACCCGTGCTGTCTACCGTAGCCACGGCTGGGTCACTGCTTGACCATGTTAGTGTTGTATCACTCGCGTTGGCAGGAGTGACCTCTGCACTTAGCGCAACACTGTTTCCAATATCCACACTGCCTGCACCCGTAACACTGATTTCAGTCACCAAAATCGCTTCGTCGCTTACGCTCATCGCATGGGTGGCGGTAACGCCGCTGCCATCATTGGCCATAGCTGAAATCGCAACCACACCCGCGCCCACACCGGTCACTTCTCCATCAGCATCAACCGTGGCAACCGCTTCATTGCTGCTCGACCAGTTCAGGCTGGTGTCGGTTGCGTTAATCGGCGTCACGGCTACTTCTAAAGTCACCTTTGTCGATATTTGCATCGTATCAGGCCCTGTAATGCTGATCCCGCTGATGGCAATCGGTGCATCGCTTACCGTGATACCATGGGTGCCGGTCACACCGCTGCCATCGTTAGCCTTGGCCGTAATTGCAACCGCACCAGCCGAGATGCCTCTCACCACACCGGCACTATCGACAGTAGCCACCGCAGTATCGCTGCTTGACCAAGTCACAGTTTGATCTGTCGCATCGGCAGGACTGACCAACGCTCTAACCGTCGTCGTTTCACCTACTAAAAGATTGGAGTCACCGCTGACCGTAACAATCACCGCCGGAATCGTATCCGGCTCGTCATCCCCACAACCACCCGCGGTAAAAGCAGTGGCCGCAAGTAAAGCAATCACAAGGTGACGCTTAAAAAAGGTTCCCAGGCTTGGCATAACAACTCCTGAAGTCTCGTAAGACTCATTTTCGGTTTCAAACGGTAGTTCGCAGACAAAGCTCGTTATCTCGACAATTTCGGTGATTTGTCCTGGAAGTTAACGTAAACCGGAGAGCCCTGCGTCGCAATTGAAATTGAGTGTATTGCCAAAAACCATTTCATAACCGTGGCGAAATCAGATCTACTCATGCCCAATCGCTTAAATACAACCAAGTCGGTAGTCTTGTCTGCGAGATCCACCTCTAGGTGCTTGACAAGAGAGCCCTGGGCCTCCATGGACCGCCTGAGGAGTTTGGCCATGAATGAGGAAGAAAACGAATACGACTATGACGCCTTCGGAACCGAGGAAGAGGTCGATCCCGATGCTCAACGGGACAGCAAGGTACTCAAGCGCGAGAAAACCCTCGAAGCAGATACGATTGAGAAAATGGCCTGGCGCTTGATGGACCTCGGGGCTCATGAATTACCGGGCATTCCACTTGATGAGCGTGTCCGCGACGAGCTCTCAATCGCCCGCAACATGAAGCCCTCAAAATCTCGCAATCGTCAGGTTCGGTTTATTGCCAAGCTCATGCGCGGCGCAGATCTTGACGATATCGAAGAAAGCCTGGGCAGCCTCAAGCTTACCCAGGCCAGCTGGGAAATGATGCTCAAGCGCTGCGAATATTGGCGCACGAAGCTGCTGAGCGAGGGAGACTCAGCGCTCCAAGGCCTGATGGAAGTCTGTCCCCAAGCAGACCGGCAAGCCATCCGGCAACTGGTGCGACGCGCTCAAAAAGAGCAGGCGGCAGAAAAGCCACCGAAACTCGTCAAAGAGCTCTTTCAGGTTCTCAAAGACCTCGCTCCAGACTCCCCATAAGAGCGAAGTCCGCTGCTG
This genomic interval from Deltaproteobacteria bacterium contains the following:
- a CDS encoding DUF615 domain-containing protein is translated as MNEEENEYDYDAFGTEEEVDPDAQRDSKVLKREKTLEADTIEKMAWRLMDLGAHELPGIPLDERVRDELSIARNMKPSKSRNRQVRFIAKLMRGADLDDIEESLGSLKLTQASWEMMLKRCEYWRTKLLSEGDSALQGLMEVCPQADRQAIRQLVRRAQKEQAAEKPPKLVKELFQVLKDLAPDSP